A stretch of DNA from Kangiella sediminilitoris:
GTCGCGAAACACCCTTTTGGTAAATCAAAAGACAGTGTGACAGTTTCATCATTATGCCATTTGGACGTGACATTTTTAGGAAAACATACAAGAGCCCTACGATCTTCGTTAAAGCGCTTATTAGCCAATTTCTCAATTAGCACCTGATAATCAGCAAGCGCCTCTGTTTCAAAGGCTTTTGCTTCATGAAGAGGTTGAGATCGAGAGCCCGGCAAAGGCCCTGTCAGTAAAATATCATGCTCTTTAAACCTAGGTTGCTCAGCATCAAGCTCCTTAACAATAAAGCCTTTTTCCGAGCCACTCAGTTGCACATAGTCTCCTTCTAGTAAGGTTGAATGAAGGCCTTTTTCAATCCGCTTTGAAAGCACATGATTAAAAAGGAAAGAGCGCACTGAAGAATACAGCAACCCCTGCAAATTGCGATTCTTCAGCTTCTTATTAGACATTAATAAGTCAATACCACGCTCCAAGTTTGAAAGCTGGCTTGAGCCTTGGTTACCGAACCGCTGCTCACCAAAGTAGTTTGGGAATCCGTATTCAGCTACTTGTTGCAGACGCTGTTCAAACTCATCCTTTTTACCCTTAAACTCCCTCAAAGTGATATTAAAATGATTTGACTTAACCGCACCTATTCTTAATTTTTTATCATGGCGGACAGCCTCCAGAACCGTAACCTCATCATCGTTAAATTCTGGCCAGCTAGTCTCTTGTAAGAGAGGGAGTTGAACGCTGAACCACTGTCTGGCAACAGCAAACCTATCTTTTTTTCCTGCATAACCAATATCGGTAGGCTTTACATCGGCAAACCGTCTTAGCTTATGACATACTATATCCGTATTTACATTGTGCTTTTCAATATAGAGATAATGGTGAGCACCTTCTCCTGAAGGCTCGAAACGCAATGATTCCTCCACAACAAAGTCTTCTAGCAGGGACTTAAAGAGAGCCTCGCCTAATGGCTTACCATAAAATCTGTGCCAGTCGTAGCAGGCAACTTGTTTATAATCGTTCATTGCGACTTCTGTAACAGGCATACGGCATGAACCGCAATGCCTTCTTCTCGGCCAACGAACCCGAGTTTTTCGGTCGTGGTTGCTTTTAAATTAACCTGGGTCAGCTCGGAATTACAGATGGCGGCAATAACCTTTTTCATAGGCTCTATTTTAGAGGCCATCTTGGGCTTCTGGGCGACAATCGTCACATCAAGATTTCCAAGCTGATATCCTTCACTGCGAACAAGTGACATGACCGACTTCGTTAAGTCTTGGCTGTCAGCTCCGGCAAATTCATCGCTTGTGTCTGGGAAGTGGTGGCCAATGTCCCCCTTAGCAACGGCCCCCAGAAGTGCATCACAGACAGCATGTAATACAACATCGCCGTCTGAATGAGCCAGCAGCCCCTGTTCCCCTTCAAACAGCACGCCTCCCAGTATTAGCGGCTTATCACCACCAAATTTATGAACGTCATAGCCATGACCGATTCTGAACATAGATAGATCCCAATAACTTAGTTATCAGGATCTTACCTGCATTGATCGTTTGTGCCAAACCAATTGCTCAGCTTCGGCTATTTTTTCACCAATAGATGATAATTCTTTTCTTCCCTGATCATGAATTGACTGAACCGATTGTAATTTCATAAAACTTTGAACGCTTAAACCACTGGAGCGGTTAGCCGTTCCCATGGTTGGCAAGGTATGATTAGGTCCTGAACAATAATCGCCATAGGCTACTGCACTGTTTTCACCAACAAACAGCGAGCCAAAATTAATCAGTCTTCCCTGGTCAATCCTTGTATCCGCCAGTAGTAAGTGTTCAGCGGCATATTGATTACTAAAGTTCACCATCTCTTCAATCGATTGTGCCAGTAAAAGTACAATCTGATTTTGCTGCAATAACTCAGTTAGAGCCTCATCGGTTTCCAGTTGCTCTCTTACCTGATTCAACAACGACTGACTATCACTGACCAGTATGCTTTGCGCCTGAGGATCATGTTCTGCCTGAGCCGCCATATCGGCTATCAGCCACTCCTGATTTACCTCTTCATCAGCCAGTATCAGTAACTCACTGGGACCCGCAGCAACGTCAATTTGAACCCGGTTACTCAGTAACTGTTTTGCTATGTTTACATACTGATTACCCGGCCCCACAATCATTTGAACAGGGTTAATCTGCTGGTAACCAAAAGCAAGGGCTGCAATTGCCTGGGCCCCACCTATTTGAATAAACTGAGTAGCCCCTGCAAAACTAGCTGCCGCCAGAACTGCCGGGTGGTCAGATGGAGAGCAGGCAATTCGCTCTCGGCAACCAGCCAGCTTTGCAGGAATCAAAGTCATCAGTGCAGTCGATATCAGAGGAAAACGACCTCCCGGGATATAAGCGCCTATACGTTCAATCGGTTGATACCGAAAACCAAACTCTCCGCACTCATCCAGGTATGTGCTGTCACGCAACTGTTTACGCTGAAATTCGGCAAAAGCTTCTATCCGTTTTCCTGCAGCGACAATGGCATTTAATAAACCTGTTTCCAGTCCATACTGATCATAAGGCTTCAGCTCTATAAAGCGTGGCGAAAAACCATCAAACCGCTGACTAAGCTCTTCGATGGCAGGATCACCTTGCTCCACCACTTTATCAAGAAGCTCCCTGACCTGAGGCTCAATATCCGTAGCACTGTTGCTCAGCTCTCTCTGCCACTGGCTGCATGGCATAAAATCTAGTTGTTTACCCTGCATTTCGCGCCCCCAATTCACTAATAATTTCCTGGGCTGATACGCCCTTTGCCTTGGCGTTAACCAGAGCAAAGAATATTAAGTCTGCCGCTTCCCAGCGAACCTCGTCTGAGTCACTGGCTTCTATCAACTCCTGACACTCTTCGTTCAATTTTTCAATTTGCAGCTTTTCGCTTGAAAACAGTTTTTGAGTAAAAGACTGCGGGCTTGTAGTAGATTTCAACTCGTCCAGACGTTGCTCAAATACTCGATTGAGAGTGTTCAAATCAAACCCTCTATCCTGTGTAGCAAAACAGCTGTAACGCTCAAAGTGACAGGCATTACCCGACTGTCTGACCTTGAATAGTAAGGTATCACCATCACAGTCATAATCAACATTTACCAATTCCTGTGTGTTGCCGCTGGTCAAACCCTTCTCCCATAACTCTTGTCGTGAACGACTATAATAGACTCCAGCTTTTCGCTTAAACGCTTCCCGTAAGGAGTTTTCGCTGGAGTAAGCCAACATCAGCACCTGACTAGTTTCCGCATCCTGTACCACGGTTGGAATCAGTTCAGACTTATTAAAATCCAGACATTGGAACAAGGCATCTTCCAGACTCAATCTGCCAGTATAAACCGACATGCCGATTTGGCTGTTAGCACCAAGCTTATTAATGAACTCTACATCGTCCAGGGTTGTGATACCGCCCGCAACGGTCACTGGTATTTTTGAAGTTTTAATAACTTGCTCTATACGCTCGCGATCAACGCCTTTAAGCAGGCCTTCTTTTTGTACCTGGGTATATAAAAACTCGGAACAATTACTTTGGATTTCACTTATTAAATCGAGCACCTTGACTGTATCGGTTGACTGCCAGCCATGTGTTACCCAGTCATCGCCTTTGGCATCAATGGCGAATATCAGCTGGGATGCTGGAAGTTTTTTGACGAACTCAGAGCGGCAAGACGTACCCAGAATGACCTTTTTGGCTCCTGCTGATAAATATTCTCTAGCAGTATCATAGTCCCGTATGCCACCTCCGACACGACATGGATAGCGTTTGATTAACTGTTTGATTAGATCCTTGTTGCTGCCTCTTCCTAATGCCGCGTCCAAATCAATGATAGCTACTTCGCCATACAACGAAAACTTTTCCAGTAATCCAAAAACATCGGATTCCTCAACAATCTTTCGATCAGGGTTCCCCTGCTCAAGCTGTACGGCCTTGCCGTCTAATAAATCAATACTTGGAATTAACATAAAAACTCCTAACCCCGCCTTTAGCGAGTTAAAATATTCTGTGACTTTAAAACTTGTTTAACATCATTAACCGAGTACTCGGCACGATGAAACATGCCTGCAGCCAGTGCTGCATCGCTTCCGGCTATATAGGTGTCGACAAAATGCTGGGCATTTGAAGCACCTCCTGAAGCAATCACCTGAATTCCTCTTTCAAAAGCTACACGACTCATTAACTCATTATCAAAACCAATACCGGTTCCATCTCTATGCATGGCTGTGAGCAAGATTTCACCAGCCCCTCTTTGCTCAACTTCTTCAAACCAGTCAAAGGCATTAACATCTGTTTTAACATGTCCTCCACTAACATAAACGGCATAGTCATCATGCTCATCTTTATTGACGTCAATTGCCACAACCACGCATTGTGAACCAAAACCTTCGGCAATTTCGTTTATCAAGCTGGGATTCTTTATTGCAGCAGAGTTAAGCGCGACCTTGTCGGCACCAGCCGCAAGGAACTGGGCAACATCAGTGTAACTATTCAAGCCACCACCAACGGTAAATGGTATGGATAAATTCTTGGCGACCCGGGTCACCGTATCTAAAGCATTTGCCCTGTTTTCGAGCGTAGCTTTAATATCAAGAAAAACGATCTCGTCTGCGCCCTGTTCTTGATATTTCAGAGCAAGATCAACAGGGTCTCCCATATCAACCAGACCTTTAAAATTTACTCCCTTAACCACGCGGCCATTAGCTACATCAAGGCAGACAATCACTCTTGGAATTAAGCCTTCATCCCGATTTAGTTCAGACATTGCTTCATGACCTCCTCACCAACGGCACCCGACTTTTCAGGATGAAACTGAAATGCCCATAGATTCCCTTTATTAATCGCAGAAACAAATTCTTCACCATAGGTAACCGTCGCGCTGGTTACCTCAGAGCTTTTTACGCCGTAGCTATTCACAAAATAAACCACTTTCTGATCCAGGATGTCATTGCTGGAATCCAGTTTTGCCCAGCCGACCATTGGCTGCTTAGGACTCTCTAACCGTCCTACCTTACCCTTAAAAATACTCAGCCCCACTACTCCGGGATCTTCTGCAGAAGATTCGAACAACACCTGCAAACCAACGCAAATACCCACCAGTGGTTTGTCAGCCTTAATCCAATCCTTAATCACATGACCCAGACCGCTGGCATTTAACTGCTCCATAACCTGACCGAACCGCCCTTGCCCCGGCACCACCAAAGCATCAACCTCGCTGTCCACATCCTCCGGCTGATCAATCATTAGCGGTTTAAGACCAATTCTTTTTAAGCAGGCAAATAAGCTGAATAAATTGCCGGCTTTGGTATTGATAACACCAACTCTCTTGCCCTTTATGTCGCTAGCAGTCCCGGTCATAACATCCCCTTAGTACTGTTCTCACGCTCACTCACCTGTAATGCGTCACGCAAAGCAAAAGCTAAACCTTTAAAACTGGCTTCTACCAGGTGGTGATTGTTATCGAAATACTCTGTTTTAATGTGCAGAGTTATAGCGCTGTTGATGGCAAAGGTATAAAAGAAGTGTTTCCACATCTCTGTTCCAATTCCACCCAGCATTTCTCGAGTAAACGGTAAGTCTGTAATGGCATAAGCACGGCCGCATACGTCAACCGCCACCATTAACAAGCTAGCATCCATTGGTAGTAAGCGCTGACCGTAACGTACAATTTTCCCCTGTTGACGCCAAGCCTGATTAAAAGCTTGCCCGAGGCAAATAGCGACATCCTCAATTAGGTGATGATCATCAACCTCTAAGTCTCCTACCGATCTTAAATTCAAATCCCAGCCCGCATGAGTAGCCAGTTGATTAAGCATGTGATCAAAGAACGGTAGCCCCGTATCAATCCTCACACCTTGTTTACCATTGATATTCAATGATAATTGAATTGAGGTTTCCTTGGTTTTACGCTCTAGCTGTATCGTTTCACTCATAGCAAAGACTCCAATTGATTGACATTGTCGAGCACCAGATCAGCACCACCTTCATACAAAGACTCGTCGCCAATGCCGATAGCGATCACTCCAGCCCTGTTGGCCGCGACCATATCATCGGGCGTATCACCCAGCATCCAGCCGTTTTCTTTGCCGAAATAACGAAGGGCTTTAATGATTCCTTCAGGTTCCGGTTTTGATACCTCTACATCGTCGTCACTGATCACAAGACAATTATTGGCTCCTATCATTCTGGCACCTTCTACCGCCTCGTCTTTTGGCCTACCGGTAACAATTGCGGTCTTAATGGTACGCGTATTAGTGACGAATAACTGTGTAGACAGTTGCCGCTCGATGAATGGTTTCTCTAATTCTTTTAAACCTTTGTTTTTCTCGCTGCCTTGGTAAAAACTCTGAAAAACGTCAATAACAGCATTAAGATCTGTTTCATAACCAGATTGTTGAACCAACTCTAAACTCAACACCCAGTCATTGTTAAAGCCACCTTTACTTCTTAGCTTTTCAATATCGGATTGCTCGACCGTTTTGCCAGCAATGTGCTCGACTGTGGCCTTTATCGCCTGATCATAGCTTTGCCTCGTATCAATAAGCACACCATCCATATCAAAACAGATTAGTTCTGGCTTTAAAGCAAGTCCTAGAGCATTGAGTAGTGGTTTTAAGTAAAACGGTATCGTGATTCGAATAGCATTGATCTTTTTATCTTTAGCACTCAAACCAGCTAGCTCAGTTTTAATAATGATATTGCGTTTTTCACAGGCAGCCTTTATTAACCGGAGTTTGTTTTCATTGCCCTGAATGAACAGGAAGTTAGCACTGCTATCAACAACCTTTAAGCCTGCAGATTTTAACAGCACGACAACTTGCTCACGGTTTTGACTAATCGTTCCTGCATAGTTATTAACTTCCAGCCTGGCACTATCGGTAAATGCTTTCTTTGCTACTTCAATGGTTGGAGCCGGTAGGTTAAACGGCATCGCCAGACGCGCAAATTCGATGACAATTTTGGATTGGCCCAACAGGTATCCACAACGGATTCCAGCCAGTCCAAAAGCCTTCGACAAGGTTCTTAATACAATGAGATTATCAAACTCTTCCAGTAGCTTTAGGGAATAATCTTCATCTTTGCACGCAAACTCTATGTAAGCTTCATCCAGAAAAACCTGTGCATTTTTTTCCTTGGCTTGCTGACAAACTCGATATAACTCATCTTCAGATATAAGTTCGCCTGTGGGATTATTTGGGCTGGTGATAATTAAGATACTCCCTTCCGAGACCTCACTCAGCGCACCTTGCAAATCAATTCGCATATCATCCAGCGGCTCTATAAGAGTCATGTCCGCACTCCAAGTGACTTTTCCTGCGAGGTACTGGCTAAAGGCCGGTAACGGTAATATGAGTCGACGTTGTTGCAAACAAGCATATTTAAACAGTAACTCAATGGCTTCATCACCACCATTGGTTAACAGCAATTGCTCCTTATTCAAACCATAATATTGAGCCACCTGATCTTCTAAGCCAGTTTTGTCAGGGTACTTCCACAAACACTCTGTAGAGATGGTTTCCGTGGTCAACCATAATGGACGACTGTCAGAGCGCTCATTAAAGTCCAGTTTAAGTACTTTTCTGCTACCAGCCTCCCCCTGATATGCCTCAAAGTTATTCTGATATAAAGGTTTCATAGCGCTTTCCTGATTGGTGTTTCTAAAATATCTGTGGCGCCGGCAGCAATCAGCTGTGGCAATAAATCCTTTATAAGTTTACGTTCGATGGCTGCCTTAATGGCAAAACCGTCCGAGTTATAGAGTTCACTAACCGTGGGAGAACGCATTGCAGGTAAAAGATCTACTACTTTCTGTACGTTATCCTTATTGCAATTCATTTCAAGTAGAACCCGTTTACGTCCGTTCATGACACCCCGCATCAGCAGTAGCAAGTCGTCAATCTGCTTTTTCTTTTCAGGGTTCTTTAAAATTTCTTTGTTAGCTATAAACTGTGTTGAGCTTTCGATAACCGTATCAACAATCTTTAAACGGTTTGCTCTTATGGTAGATCCGGTGCTGGTATTATCAATAATCATGTCGGCATCTTCCGGAGGGAAGACTTCTGTGGCACCATAAGCACGCAATAACTTAAATGGAACGCCTAACCGAGTAAGATAATCATTAGCTATCTTTTTATACTCGGATGCTACAATAATGTTTCGTTGCTTAACTTCATCCCAGTCCCATTCCTCAGGGATACAGGACACCAGGCGAACCGGGTTAAATCCAAGATCCATCAAAACTTCAACGTCTGCTTCCTGCTCTATAATCCAGTCCATTCCAGCGAAACCTATATCGTGCTGCCCAAGCGCTACCATCTCAGGAATATTCTGGCTCTTAAGTAATTTTACTTCGATGTCACAGCCATAAAGCGTCGGACGATAATTACGACTGTCACCCACTAAAGTTAACCCTATCTCAGAGAGAAGGTCTTCAACCTTATTAAATAACTTCCCTTTTGGAACTACCATTTTTAATGTCATCACAGACTCCTAAAATTAAATCATTAATACCTGAAAACGAAAAAACCCGTTGACCTTTCGGAGCAACGGGTTTGAAAATCAATCATGAGTATTTTAATTAAGCACTACTCATTCCACCGTCGCTCGCGCAGTGTATGATGGTGATGATGATGTAATGCTTTACTGAAACTCATTCTCTAAACCTTTTGTTCAAACATAAAAAAAGCCCCGCTCATTTGGCGGGGCTTTCTATAATTCTTTAATACTACTTACATTATTAAAGACAATAGCTCACCGCCAACGCATTTGCGTGGTAATGATGGTGATGTGTTGCGTTTAATAATGTTTTCATATGCTGTGATTAAAACGTATCCAACAAAACCTGTCAATCCCCTGGGGCAATAAAAACGCTAAATGAACTTAGTCATAAACAAACTGTGGGGATCTTCGCTGTATTCACCGAAAGGGGCAGTCTCCATAAACCCAAACTTGCGGTAAAGGGCAATAGCTGGCTCAAAGGCTTTGTGAGTACCGGTTTCCAGACTTAACCGCCGATATCCCCTACTCTTAGCTTCCGATAACATGACCTCTAATAAACGGCTTGATACACCTCGCCTGAGAAAGACTTTAGCAGTTCTCATCGACTTCACTTCAGCATGAGTCTCTGATAACTCTTTAAGGGCTCCACACCCAGCTATTTGATCTCCCTGCCAGGCACTCCAAAAAGTCAGGGATGGATGCTTTAGTTCAGCCACATCAAGTGCATGAATGCTCTCTGGCGGCGAGTACTGAAACATTTCTCTGCGATGCTCCTCCAGCAAGCGCATAATACCCTGGTCCTGTAAATCATCGACTTTTATTAACAGCTCTTTCACGCAAATACTCCTGATAAACTCTTATAATGCATCCTTTCCAATCTCACCGGTTCTCAAACGTACAACGGTCTCCAGATTCGTTACAAAAATCTTTCCGTCGCCAATCTTACCAGTCTTAGCTGTATTGATTATCGTTTCCACGACACGGTCTACTTGACTGTCATCCACGGCGACTTCGATTTTTGCTTTCGGTAGAAAATCCACCATATATTCTGCACCACGATATAGTTCAGTGTGCCCCTTCTGGCGACCAAAACCCTTGACTTCTGTTACGGTCATACCGGTAACATTCATCTCTGTTAAAGCCTGACGCACTTCATCCAAACGAAACGGCTTAATAATAGCAGTAATTAATTTCATGGCGTCACCTCTCTAACTTTTAGTAAATTCTGGGTAAGCTTCAAGACCGCACTCTTCCTGGTCGGCTCCCTCATATTCATATTCATCATTAATACGAATACCCAGTGTCTTTTTAATTACCAGCCATACAGCAAAGCTAGCCAAGAAAGTCCATAATGTAATCACGCCCACTCCAAGTAGCTGGCTTATGAGCTCAGACTTACCATTGGTCAGGGGCACTACCAATAATCCTAAAATCCCGCCCACGCCATGGACCGAAATAGCTCCAACTGGATCATCTATTTTTAGACGATCAAAGGTCACGATAGAAACCATAATCAAAACACCGGCAATTAAGCCATAAACTAAAGCAATCAACGGTGTGGGTGAGACAGGATCAGCGGTGATAGTAACTAAACCTCCTAAAACGCCATTTAAGATCATTGTCAGATCCGCTCGACCGTAACGAATTTTCGAGAATATCAGTGCACCAACACCACCAGCAGCAGCTGCCGTATTGGTATTCAAAAGAATAAGTGCCACGGTATTGGCTTTATTAACGTTGGACATTTCCAGTAATGAACCACCGTTAAAGCCAAACCACCCCATCCATAGGATCAACGTGCCCAAGGTTGCCAATGGAATATTCGCTCCGGGAAAGGCTTTTATTACGTTTCCAGGGCCATACTTTCCTTTTCGCGGCCCAAGCAATAATACACCCGCAAAAGCGGCTACAGCACCACACAAGTGCACCACACCAGAACCTGCAAAATCGTAGAAGCCGGCCGTTTCTAGGAATCCCAAACCCCATTTCCAGTAGCCTTGGATTGGATAGATCAAAGCTGTCATGAAGAAGCAGAAAATAAGAAAAGCCCAGAGCTTCATTCTCTCTGCTACAGCGCCCGACACGATTGACATGGCTGTCGCCACAAAAACCAGCTGGAAAAAGATCCCACCGACCGTCGAGATGCTAGCACCTTCTGTCATAGCTTCTTCTGCCGATAAGTCGGTATAGCTCGGGAAAGAGAAACCCGGAAACCAGCTATTTACAGCGGCATCGGGATACATTATCTGATAGCCAATCAATAGATAAGATAAACTGGCAATAGAGTACAACGCGATGTTTTTAGTCAGTATTTCTACCGTATTCTTTGCTCTCACCAGCCCAGCCTCTAGCATAGTAAATCCAGCGGCCATCCACATGACTAAGATTGCGAATGATAAAACATAAAAAGTATTGAGCGCATAGCTCAGTTCAAAAATAGGTAAGTCTGATTGCATGGCTTGTTCCATAGTTCCCCCGAATTTCCTTATTATTCATACCATGGTCATACCAGATAACAAAAGACGGCAGAAACAAAAAATGCACCTTGTTGGTGCATTTCCTATCATCTTTTTAAAATTAGCACCTATATGGTGCAAGAAGTTATTTTTTGTTATTCAGCCACAAAGATGCAAGAAATAAATCTTCTGGCTCCGTTATTTTTATATTTTTACGAGAGCCAATCACCAATGAAGGATGATAACCCGATAACTCCATCGCAGAGGCTTCGTCTGTTATTAACTGCTGCCTGGATAAAGCTAACTCAATGGAACGTATTAATGAATCTACAGGAAACAACTGTGGGGTCTGCGCTAACCATATAGATTCACGATCGATGGTCCTATCTATTGTCTGTTTATGATTTGCCTGCTTTACGGTATCAGTAACACCAATGGCTAGAATCGCGCCATCCGGTGACGAATCCCTGGAATGAATCAAATCGTCAATGTGTTCTGATTTAAGGCAAGGTCTTGCAGCATCATGAACCATGACCCAGTCATGATGACTTACTTCCTGCTCCTGAATAGCATGCAAACCGGCCAGTACAGAGTCCACTCGCTCTTTACCCCCGATAACAGTAACTACTCGCGAGTTATTCTTAAAAGGAAGTTCTTGCCAGTGACTATCTTTGGGGTTGAGTACGACTATAACTTTATGGATTTTTGAGTGTTCGAGAAAACGATTAATACTATGTTCGAGAATGGTTTTATCGTCAATCTCCAGATACTGTTTTGGTGTATCTGAATTCATTCTGGAACCAATCCCTGCGGCAGGAATGACTGCCCAAATACGACCGGAGCTCATATATTAAGCCTCGTTAATGAGAGTCTAAAATTCGAATAAACACTTCACCTTCTTTGATCATTCCCAACTGATAACGGGCACGCTCTTCTATTGCGTCAGTTCCATTTCTCAGGTCATTGATCTCAGCAACGATCTTTTGGTTTCTTAGTGCTAATTCTTTATTTTCTATTTTGATATTATCTATTTTCTGATGTTGTAAGTTTATTTCTCGAAAAGAAGATTCTCCGAACCATATTCGGTACTGTAAGGTCATCAAAATAATGACTAATATCAGAGCAATCCACTTCATATGATAAACAATGCCAGAAAAAGAGTCCTAAATAAAGTAATTGCTGCGGTTATAAACCGCAGCAATTACAGCCTTTAAAACTTGAAAGCACTTTTACCCGGATATGGCGCTTTACCATCCAGCTCGCCTTCAATACGTAGCAATTGATTGTATTTAGCCACACGATCTGATCGACATAGCGAGCCAGTCTTGATTTGACCCGCAGCAGTCGCCACTGCCAAATCAGCAATAGTGGTGTCTTCTGTTTCACCACTTCGGTGTGAGATAACTGCGGTATAACCTGCTTTATGGGCCATATCGATAGCAGCTAGCGTTTCTGTCAATGTACCGATCTGGTTAACTTTAATCAGGATGGAGTTGGCAATGCCTTTGTCGATACCTTCCTGAAGAATTTTAGTATTAGTAACAAATAAATCGTCACCGACTAGCTGACACTTATCACCAACTTTTTCAGTAAGAATTTTCCAGCCATCCCAGTCGCCTTCATCCATACCATCTTCAATCGAAACGATTGGGTAACGCTCAACCCAGTCAGCTAAATAATCAGCGAACTCTTCCGAGGTTAGTTCTTTGTTTTCAGATGCCAGATGATACTTGCCATCTTTATAGAATTCACTTGATGCAATATCCAGTGCTAAAGCAACGTCTTGACCAAGCTTGTAACCAGCTTTATCGACTGCTTCTACGATAGCTTGAATCGCTTCTTCGTTAGAACCAAGGTCTGGCGCAAAGCCACCCTCATCACCCACAGCTGTATTCAAACCTTTAGCCTGAAGTACCTTGCGCAGGTTATGGAAGATTTCTGCCCCCATGCGCAGCGCTTCAGAAAATGTTGGCGCTCCTACTGGCATGATCATAAATTCCTGGATATCAACGTTGTTGTCCGCATGTTCACCACCGTTGATAATATTCATCATTGGTACTGGCATAGAGAACTTGCCATCACGGCTAATATGCTCGAACAGTGACTTGCCAGAAGCCATAGCTGCTGCTTTGGCGTTAGCCAGTGATACAGCCAAAATTGAGTTAGCGCCTAATTTTTCTTTATTCTCAGTACCGTCAAGATCCAACATAATCTGATCAATAGCGGCCTGGTCAGAGGCATCATGACCAACAAGAGCGTTCTTAATGTCATTGTTTACGTATGCAACTGCTTTTAATACGCCTTTTCCTAAATAACGAGAAGTATCACCGTCTCGTAATTCCAACGCTTCACGAGAACCTGTAGAAGCACCTGATGGTGAACAAGCAATGGCTTTAATACCATTTTCTAAAATCACTTCAGCTTCAACTGTCGGATTACCACGAGAATCTAAAACTTCACGTCCAATAACATTTTTGATTTTCAAAATCACACCCTCTAATGTTTTATAGAATCAAAACAAATAATTAAAAAATTAAATTACAGTAAATCGCCGCTACCAAAATCGCTGATAGAATCTTCAGCAAACCCTGCCTGCTTAACGATATTATCCAGCTCCTTCATGACTTTGAGTGTTTCTTCAATACGGTACATAGGGAAGGAGTTTGGTCCATCACACTTGG
This window harbors:
- the eno gene encoding phosphopyruvate hydratase, yielding MLKIKNVIGREVLDSRGNPTVEAEVILENGIKAIACSPSGASTGSREALELRDGDTSRYLGKGVLKAVAYVNNDIKNALVGHDASDQAAIDQIMLDLDGTENKEKLGANSILAVSLANAKAAAMASGKSLFEHISRDGKFSMPVPMMNIINGGEHADNNVDIQEFMIMPVGAPTFSEALRMGAEIFHNLRKVLQAKGLNTAVGDEGGFAPDLGSNEEAIQAIVEAVDKAGYKLGQDVALALDIASSEFYKDGKYHLASENKELTSEEFADYLADWVERYPIVSIEDGMDEGDWDGWKILTEKVGDKCQLVGDDLFVTNTKILQEGIDKGIANSILIKVNQIGTLTETLAAIDMAHKAGYTAVISHRSGETEDTTIADLAVATAAGQIKTGSLCRSDRVAKYNQLLRIEGELDGKAPYPGKSAFKF